The DNA window TGTGGATAATGTTGTTGGCAAACAGCGAATTTATCCACAAATACAAGAGGCGGCCGAATGGCTGCGGGCCGGGGAAGTGGTGGCGTTCCCGACGGAAACGGTGTACGGCTTAGGGGCGGATGCAGCCAATACGGCAGCGGTGGACAAAATTTTTGCCGCCAAAGGACGGCCGAGCGACAATCCGCTCATCGTTCACGTCGCGAACGTAGCGCAAGTGGAAGCGATCGTCGCAGCGATCCCGCCGGTCGCGAAAACGCTAATGGAACGGTTTTGGCCGGGGCCGCTCACCTTAGTGTTGCCGAAACGAGCCGGGACAGTGTCCGGACGGGTGACGGCTAACCTTCCGACCGTGGCGGTGCGCATGCCGGATCACCCGCTGGCGCTCGCCTTGATCGAGGCGAGCGGCTTGGCGCTTGCCGCTCCAAGCGCCAATCGATCAGGAAAACCGAGCCCGACGACGGCCGCCCACGTGCTCGCCGATTTAAACGGACGCATCGCTGGGGTGATCGATGGCGGGCCAACCGGCATCGGCGTCGAATCGACCGTGCTCGATTGCAGCGGGGAGGTGCCGACGATTTTGCGCCCGGGCGGGGTGACGAAGGAGGCGCTCAGCGAAGCGATCGGCCGCGTTGAGGAGGCCATCGGCATAGGAGACGAACAGACAGCGCCGAAAGCGCCGGGGATGAAATATACGCATTACGCGCCAAAAGCGCCGCTTTGGATCGTCGCCGGTCCGCCTTCGTTGTTGCAGCGGCTTGTCGATGAAAGCCGGGCGGGGGGAAAAACCGTCGGTGTGCTGACGACTGAAGAAAACAAAAGCCGTTATGCCGCTGATGCTGTGATGGCGTGCGGGACGCGCCGCGAACTCGAAACGGTTGCCCATCGCCTGTACGATACGCTGCGCCAATTTGATGAGACGGGCGTCGACCTCATTTACAGCGAGGCGTTTCCGGAAGAAGGGATCGGCGTTGCCATCATGAACCGGCTGAGGAAAGCGGCTGGCGGACGCGTCATTCGCGAATAGCGGAAACGAAAGCGGCCCGCCGTCTAAAGCGCGAAGAAGCTGACGCAAAAGGTCATCCGCTAGTGAAACGATGAATCCATGTAATGTGTATATAGAGCAGTGAAAAAGGGTGTCCCATTGTGTTGCGGCACCCTTTTTCTTTTCGCCGTTCTGCACACAAAGCCGCTTTCCCACTGCGATTTCCAGTTTGCTTCTAAACGATTCTGGACGTGCATATGTTAGCAGTAAGGCCAGTCCGGGAGGGAAGGGGAATGGGCGCGTTAATCGGCGAAATGATCGCACTGTCGCTAATGGCGCTGGCGCTAGGGATGGACGCATTTTCGGTCGCTCTAGGAATGGGGCTGTTGCGTCTTCGGCTTCGGCAAATTTTTTATATTGGGCTCACGATCGGCTTGTTTCATATTTTTATGCCGCTTGTTGGCATGGCAGTCGGCCGCTTTTTGTCGCGCGAGTTCGGCAGCATCGCTACTTATGCGGGCGGGTTGTTGCTGTTATGGCTGGGGGGGCAAATGATCGTGACATCGTTTCAGCGGGGAGACGGGTCACCGTTGTTTCCGCGCGGGGCGGGGCTGCTTTTTTTTGCGTTCAGCGTCAGCCTTGACAGCTTTTCGGTCGGGCTAAGCCTTGGCATTTTCGGGGCGCGGACGATGGTGACGATCCTTCTGTTCGGCCTATTCAGCACGGTATTGACTTGGATCGGGCTGTTGGTGGGCCGCCATTTTCAGCAATGGCTCGGTTCATACAGCGAAGCGCTCGGCGGCAGCATTTTGCTCGCGTTCGGGCTGAAGCTGCTCTTTTCGTGAAAAATCGGGCAGGCGATGCCAGCTTTTTCGTTTGCGTGGGAAAAAGCGGACTGCCTGCTTTTTTTTGCTCTTTTTCCTATGGTATATTGGTGATAGGCTATTGTTGTGAAGAGGTGGTTGTCATGCCGTACCGCATTTTGTTCGTCTGCACAGGCAATACGTGCCGAAGCCCGATGGCCGCCGCGCTGCTTGAGAGCAAGCAGCTGCCCGGTGTCGAGGTGAAATCGGCTGGGGTGTTTGCTGCGGAAGGAAGCGAGGCGTCCGCCCATGCGAAAACGGTGCTGAAAGAAAAGGGGATTGACGCGCCCCATCGTTCCTCTCTGTTAAAAAAAGAGCATATTGACTGGGCGACGCACGTGTTGGCGATGACGTCCGGCCATAAAGAGATGATCATTGGCCGTTTTCCGGAGGCAAAAGACAAAACGTTTACGTTAAAACAGTTCGTTTCAGGAGCAGACGGTGACATCGCCGATCCGTTCGGCGGCCCGGTCGAGGCGTACCGGGCGGCGCGCGATGAGCTGGCAGCGCTCATTGACCGCCTGGTGGAAAAATTGCAAGAGAAACAATGATATGACATGATCGGTGAGGGGGAAAACCATGGGGGAAACACGCCGTCCATTTGGCTTGCGCCTGAAGCTTGTCGTCTTTACGACAGCGTTGGCGATCATTACATATTCGACGAGCGCTTTGTTCTTATATGTGTTGTACGATTGGTGGTTTGCGTCGCTCAATAAAGGTGCGTTCACGATGGTTGTGCTGCTGCTCGGCATTTTTTGGTCGGGAGCGCTCGCCTATGTCGCGGCCGGCTGGATTACGAGGCCGCTGCAACGCCTTGAGGAAGCGGCCGCTAAGGCGGCCGGCGGGTACATTGAAGAAGACGTTCCGCTTCCTTCATCCAACGATGAAATCCGCTCGCTTGCGGTCGCTTTTAACCGCATGCTTCACCATTTGCGCACCGTGATCGCTAACATTGAAGAACATACGGCGCGCACCAATGAGAAAACAGCGGAAATGAGCCAAGCATCCGAAACAGCGGCAAACCACACTCGCGATATTGCGGCGACGATTGAAGACATTTCCAAAGGAGCAACCGCTTCAGCGGAAGCGATTCAAGGAGCGGCTGAGGCGGCTGAAGATGTGCTCGCCCTGGCCATGCGGGTAAAAGAAACGGCGGAACGTGCAGAACAATCCGTACATGAGATGTCGGAAACACTCAAGGCAAGTCGGGATATCACTCATTCGCTCATTAGCGGCATCGGGCAGCTGGCCGACGATCAAGAACTATCGCGGGCGGCTGTCAAACAGCTTGAGAGGCACGCTCATCAAATCGGCAACATTACACTGCTTGTTGCCGATATGGCTGAGCAAACGAACTTGCTCGCTCTCAACGCTTCCATCGAGGCGGCTCGCGCAGGCGAACAAGGTCGGGGGTTTGCCGTTGTGGCTGAAGAAGTGCGCAAACTAGCTGATGAAAGCGCTACGGCAGTGAAACAAATTGCTGAATTGGTCAACAATATTCAAAACGAGGTTGCCAGAGTGGCCGCGCAAATGGACAAGCAGGCCGCCGCCGCCAACGCTGAGGCGTCAAGAGGAAAGCAAACGAATGAGGCCATTGCCGCCATGGTATCTTCAGCAGGTGAAGTGATTCGCGCCGTCCATGACATCGCTGAGTTGGCGAAAAGCCAGATGGAGCATATGGAGCGGGTGGCGGCGCAGACGCAAGAAGTGGCGGCGATCGCCGAACAGACGTCAGCGGGTGCGCTCGAAGTCGCAGCGGCAACGCGGACGCAAACGGCAGCGATCGGCGACGTGCACAAGCTGGCCAATGAACTCGTCGAACAGGCGGAACAGCTGCAGGCGGCGGTCGCCCGTTTTCACGCCAGTTAAAATGACAGGCGCACCCATAGATATGCCGCCGACTTCGCTGTCGGAAACAAAAAAACCGCGCTGGCATCATGTGATATTGTATCGATGAAATGCCCGCTCCGAGAGACAAGGGGCGGGGCGAACAGAAAGGAGACGAACGAACATGAAAGTGGCCATTGCGTCCGACCACGGCGGAATTCGTATCCGTGAAGAGATTAAGGCCCTTCTTGATGAAATGGGCATCGAGTATACCGATTTTGGCTGCGACTGTGAAACGTCGGTCGATTACCCGGATTACGCGCTCCCGGTCGCCGAAAAAGTGGCGCGCGGCGAGTTTGACCGCGGCATTTTAATTTGCGGCACCGGCATCGGCATGACGATCGCCGCGAATAAAGTGAAAGGGGTGCGCTGCGCCCTTTGTCATGATGTGTACAGCGCCAAACTGACACGCATGCATAACGACAGCAACATCCTCGCGATGGGGGAGCGCGTGATCGGCCCTGGCTTGGCGCGTGAAATCGCGAAAGCGTGGCTCGAGACGGCATTTGAAGGCGGCCGCCACGCGCGGCGGATCGGCAAAATCGCCGATTATGAAAACGAACATTTGTAAAAAATAAAGGGCGCATCGTTTCGCAAAAATCGACGATATATCGGCGTATCAATGAGGGGGGGATGGCCATGGACGCACCAGTGACCGAATGGCGGCAACAATGGCAAGCCATCTTGCGCGCGTTTCGCAAACAGGCGCCGCTTGGCCGCGGCCACATCGTGGTGATCGGCTGCAGCACGAGCGAAGTGCTTGGCGAGCGGATCGGCACGGCCGGGTCGATGGATGTCGCCGCCATGCTTTTTGCCGAGCTTGAGGCGTGGCGGCGTGAAACCGGCATTGAGCTGGCGTTCCAATGTTGCGAACATTTAAACCGGGCGCTTGTCGTTGAGCGGGAGACGGCGCGTGCTCACGGGCTGGAGGTCGTTTCCGTCGTTCCAGTGCCGCAGGCGGGGGGAGCGATGGCCGCTTACGCCTATCGAAATCTCGCGAATCCGGTCGTCGTCGAGGCGATTCGCGCCGACGCCGGGATCGACATCGGCCATACGCTCATCGGCATGCATTTGAAGCCGGTCGCCGTCCCCGTGCGCGTCCCGGTGAAGCAAGTCGGAGCGGCGCATGTGACGTTGGCGAAAACACGACCGAAGCTGATCGGCGGCGCCCGTGCCGTCTATTCGTTGGAAAATCCGAATGATTCCTGCACTTTCTAGTCATTTTATTCACTTTTTCTTTGGATTTGTCCGGTGAAAGCTGATAAAATAAAAACGAATATTCACTGAATTTTATGTAAGGGGGAGCTATTGATGAACTACTTGCCACAACAAGATCCGCAAGTGTTCGCCGCCATCGAACAAGAGCGGAAGCGGCAGCACGCGAAGATCGAGCTGATCGCTTCAGAAAACTTCGTCAGCCGCGCCGTCATGGAAGCGCAAGGATCGGTATTGACGAACAAATATGCGGAAGGCTACCCGGGCCGACGCTATTACGGCGGCTGCGAGTACGTCGACGTGGTCGAAGAGTTGGCGCGCGAGCGGGCGAAGCAGTTGTTCGGGGCAGAGCATGCGAACGTCCAGCCGCATTCCGGAGCGCAGGCGAACATGGCCGTCTATTTCACCGTCCTCAAGCCCGGCGACACTGTGCTTGGCATGAACTTGTCGCATGGCGGACATTTGACGCACGGCAGCCCGGTCAATTTCAGCGGCATTCAGTACAACTTTGTCGAATATGGCGTCGATCCCGAAACACATGTCATCGACTATGACGATGTGCGCGAAAAAGCGCGCCTCCATCGGCCGAAGCTCATTGTCGCCGGCGCCAGCGCCTATCCGCGCGTCATCGATTTTGCCAAGTTCCGGGAAATCGCTGATGAAGTCGGCGCCTATTTAATGGTCGATATGGCCCATATTGCCGGTCTTGTTGCGGCAGGTCTTCATCCGAATCCGGTGCCGTACGCCCACTTTGTCACGACGACGACACATAAAACGTTGCGAGGCCCGCGCGGCGGGATGATTTTATGCCAAGAGCAGTTTGCGAAACAAATCGACAAATCGATTTTCCCTGGCATTCAAGGCGGCCCGCTCATGCATGTCATCGCTGCGAAGGCAGTCGCGTTGGGCGAGGCATTGCAAGATGACTTTAAAGTGTACGCCAAGCGCATCATCGACAACGCCCAGCGCCTGGCGAACGCCTTGCAAAAAGAAGGGTTCACCCTTGTCTCCGGCGGCACGGACAACCATTTGCTGCTTGTTGACTTGCGCCCGCAGCAGCTGACAGGGAAAACGGCGGAGAAAGTGTTGGATGAAGTCGGCATTACCGTCAACAAAAACACGATTCCGTATGATCCGGAAAGCCCGTTTGTCACGAGCGGCATCCGCATCGGGACGGCCGCGGTCACAACGCGCGGCTTCGGCTTGGAAGAAATGGATGAAATCGCTGCTATTATCGGTCTCGTGCTGAAAAACAAAGATAATGAACAGGCGCTTGAAGAAGCGCGCCAACGCGTCGCCGCCCTAACGGAAAAATTCCCGCTCTATCAAGACTAAGGAGACAAAGGGAGCGTTCCGGACAATGGAACGCTCCCGCCTGCGTTCACATATAGACATGGGGGGTCTTCTCGGTTCGGAATGGGCGAGGCACACTGCCAATGATCGGTTCGGCAGTGTGCCTTTTCCTTTGTTTCAACAGTTGAACGGGCGTCCGTTTTCCAGTAGAATGTATAGAAGTGTACTGCATACATACGGAAGAGGAGATGACCCATGGGAAAAGTGTATGTATTTGACCATCCGCTCATCCAGCATAAACTGACGTACATTCGCGACAAGCATACAGGCACAAAAGAATTTCGCGAGCTCGTCGAAGAAGTGGCGACGCTGATGGCGTTTGAAATTACGCGCGACCTTCCGCTTGAGGAAGTGGAGATCGAAACTCCCGTCAGCAAAGCGAAAGCGAGAGTCATCGCCGGCAAAAAGCTCGGCGTCATCCCGATTTTGCGCGCCGGCATCGGCATGGTGGACGGCATTTTGAAGCTCATCCCGGCGGCGAAAGTCGGGCACGTCGGTCTATACCGCGATCCGGAAACGCTCAAGCCGGTGGAATATTACGTCAAGCTGCCAAGCGATGTCGAAGAGCGCGATTTCATCATCGTCGATCCGATGCTCGCGACCGGCGGCTCGGCGGTGGCGGCGATCGAAGCGTTGAAAAAGCGGGGGGCGAAAAGCATTAAGTTTATGTGCCTTATCGCGGCGCCGGAAGGGGTCAAAGCGGTGGAAACGGCGCACCCGGACGTCGACATTTACATCGCCGCCCTTGACGAGCGGCTGAACGACCACGGTTATATCGTCCCCGGCCTGGGCGATGCCGGCGACCGGCTGTTTGGCACGAAATGACAGCCAGTGGAACAAGACGCTGCGCATACGACGAAGAATAGGGTGCCCGTCTGGACGGGTCACCCTTTTTTAGTATGAATATGGGAACTTTCTTAGTCATGACTATGTGCGGCGCCGCCTGCCATGCTAGGAAGTTGACTGGCCAAGTCAGGAAGAAAGAGCAGCTAAAAATAAAATATATCATTATACATGATATTTGTGAAAAGAAAATGAGAAATTGTCACAAATTATTAATATTTGCCCTGTGTTAATGAGGTTTTGTGTGGAAATACATTGACATGAACCTATTGGTATTGTATCCTTTACAGGGGATATGTTGAGAGGGTTTTCACTGTCTAAAACTACTCTTGTTATCAACTTAGTGGGGTATATGGTCTATGAAAAAAAATGACCGCCACCCGTTTCGAGCGATCGGGTTGATGTCGGCAATTACATCACAACTTGTCGGCTGCACGTTAGTCGGTTTGTTCGGTGGAAGATGGGCCGACCGGCAATTAGACAGTGAGCCGATTTTTCTAATTATTGGCCTGTTGCTCGGTTTAGCGGCAGGAGTTTTTGCCACGCTGAAAACAGTCCGACGCTTTTTTGAGGAATAAGGAGCCATGCTCGATACGATCATCAAACGAATTCAAAACCAACTGTTCATCTTGGTGGCTTGTTATGCATTAGGGGCGATATGGACAAAGTATGAAGGGTGGTTTTTTAGTCTGCTCGTCGGTACAGCGGCAGGATGGTACAGCATACGGCTGTTGGCTCGGCGTGTAAGAAAGGTCGGAGAAGCGGTCGCTGAAGGGCGTCGCCCTCCGTCGCTTGGGACAATGATCCGTTTTGCGTTGGCGATTGCGGTTGCCCTTCTTGTGTCCCGTTACCCCCAACATTTGTCGGTGGTGCCGGCGGTGATCGGCCTATCCACCCCGTATATTTTGTTGGTAGTAAATCATTTTTTACATAATGATCAATCAGCCGCATAGAAAGTGAGGTGAGCGATAATGGATCATAAAGCGCCACTTT is part of the Geobacillus sp. 46C-IIa genome and encodes:
- a CDS encoding L-threonylcarbamoyladenylate synthase, with amino-acid sequence MKTRVWVVDNVVGKQRIYPQIQEAAEWLRAGEVVAFPTETVYGLGADAANTAAVDKIFAAKGRPSDNPLIVHVANVAQVEAIVAAIPPVAKTLMERFWPGPLTLVLPKRAGTVSGRVTANLPTVAVRMPDHPLALALIEASGLALAAPSANRSGKPSPTTAAHVLADLNGRIAGVIDGGPTGIGVESTVLDCSGEVPTILRPGGVTKEALSEAIGRVEEAIGIGDEQTAPKAPGMKYTHYAPKAPLWIVAGPPSLLQRLVDESRAGGKTVGVLTTEENKSRYAADAVMACGTRRELETVAHRLYDTLRQFDETGVDLIYSEAFPEEGIGVAIMNRLRKAAGGRVIRE
- a CDS encoding manganese efflux pump MntP family protein, with product MGALIGEMIALSLMALALGMDAFSVALGMGLLRLRLRQIFYIGLTIGLFHIFMPLVGMAVGRFLSREFGSIATYAGGLLLLWLGGQMIVTSFQRGDGSPLFPRGAGLLFFAFSVSLDSFSVGLSLGIFGARTMVTILLFGLFSTVLTWIGLLVGRHFQQWLGSYSEALGGSILLAFGLKLLFS
- a CDS encoding low molecular weight protein arginine phosphatase; amino-acid sequence: MPYRILFVCTGNTCRSPMAAALLESKQLPGVEVKSAGVFAAEGSEASAHAKTVLKEKGIDAPHRSSLLKKEHIDWATHVLAMTSGHKEMIIGRFPEAKDKTFTLKQFVSGADGDIADPFGGPVEAYRAARDELAALIDRLVEKLQEKQ
- a CDS encoding methyl-accepting chemotaxis protein produces the protein MGETRRPFGLRLKLVVFTTALAIITYSTSALFLYVLYDWWFASLNKGAFTMVVLLLGIFWSGALAYVAAGWITRPLQRLEEAAAKAAGGYIEEDVPLPSSNDEIRSLAVAFNRMLHHLRTVIANIEEHTARTNEKTAEMSQASETAANHTRDIAATIEDISKGATASAEAIQGAAEAAEDVLALAMRVKETAERAEQSVHEMSETLKASRDITHSLISGIGQLADDQELSRAAVKQLERHAHQIGNITLLVADMAEQTNLLALNASIEAARAGEQGRGFAVVAEEVRKLADESATAVKQIAELVNNIQNEVARVAAQMDKQAAAANAEASRGKQTNEAIAAMVSSAGEVIRAVHDIAELAKSQMEHMERVAAQTQEVAAIAEQTSAGALEVAAATRTQTAAIGDVHKLANELVEQAEQLQAAVARFHAS
- the rpiB gene encoding ribose 5-phosphate isomerase B yields the protein MKVAIASDHGGIRIREEIKALLDEMGIEYTDFGCDCETSVDYPDYALPVAEKVARGEFDRGILICGTGIGMTIAANKVKGVRCALCHDVYSAKLTRMHNDSNILAMGERVIGPGLAREIAKAWLETAFEGGRHARRIGKIADYENEHL
- a CDS encoding TIGR01440 family protein is translated as MDAPVTEWRQQWQAILRAFRKQAPLGRGHIVVIGCSTSEVLGERIGTAGSMDVAAMLFAELEAWRRETGIELAFQCCEHLNRALVVERETARAHGLEVVSVVPVPQAGGAMAAYAYRNLANPVVVEAIRADAGIDIGHTLIGMHLKPVAVPVRVPVKQVGAAHVTLAKTRPKLIGGARAVYSLENPNDSCTF
- the glyA gene encoding serine hydroxymethyltransferase translates to MNYLPQQDPQVFAAIEQERKRQHAKIELIASENFVSRAVMEAQGSVLTNKYAEGYPGRRYYGGCEYVDVVEELARERAKQLFGAEHANVQPHSGAQANMAVYFTVLKPGDTVLGMNLSHGGHLTHGSPVNFSGIQYNFVEYGVDPETHVIDYDDVREKARLHRPKLIVAGASAYPRVIDFAKFREIADEVGAYLMVDMAHIAGLVAAGLHPNPVPYAHFVTTTTHKTLRGPRGGMILCQEQFAKQIDKSIFPGIQGGPLMHVIAAKAVALGEALQDDFKVYAKRIIDNAQRLANALQKEGFTLVSGGTDNHLLLVDLRPQQLTGKTAEKVLDEVGITVNKNTIPYDPESPFVTSGIRIGTAAVTTRGFGLEEMDEIAAIIGLVLKNKDNEQALEEARQRVAALTEKFPLYQD
- the upp gene encoding uracil phosphoribosyltransferase; this encodes MGKVYVFDHPLIQHKLTYIRDKHTGTKEFRELVEEVATLMAFEITRDLPLEEVEIETPVSKAKARVIAGKKLGVIPILRAGIGMVDGILKLIPAAKVGHVGLYRDPETLKPVEYYVKLPSDVEERDFIIVDPMLATGGSAVAAIEALKKRGAKSIKFMCLIAAPEGVKAVETAHPDVDIYIAALDERLNDHGYIVPGLGDAGDRLFGTK
- a CDS encoding AtpZ/AtpI family protein: MKKNDRHPFRAIGLMSAITSQLVGCTLVGLFGGRWADRQLDSEPIFLIIGLLLGLAAGVFATLKTVRRFFEE
- a CDS encoding ATP synthase subunit I; translation: MLDTIIKRIQNQLFILVACYALGAIWTKYEGWFFSLLVGTAAGWYSIRLLARRVRKVGEAVAEGRRPPSLGTMIRFALAIAVALLVSRYPQHLSVVPAVIGLSTPYILLVVNHFLHNDQSAA